CTTCAAAGTACACTGAACACTCCGTGGGGAGTAGTCCTTGGAGAAGTGGCCATGGTGATGTTGTTCAAGAGCTTGTCAATGCCGCCACGACGCATGGCGGCATTGACATCGGGCTTTATCTGTCGCCATGGGACAGACATGACCGGAGATACGGTCATGAGGTAGCATACAATCAGTACTACTTGGCTCAGTTACAAGAACTTCTCAGCAGGTAGCTCATAACATTTCCAAAAAGTACTTTTTATGAAACTAGATATTTTGCAATACCAGAAGATAAATTCTTGTACTTTTTATATTTTGCAATGCAATGAACATTGTTGCAATCACAGTTTGAAATTTGTTTTGAAGTTGATGTTTATTGGATTTTGTTTACTTTTTAGGTATGGGAGTGTAAGGGAAATTTGGTTTGATGGGAGCAAGGGTCCAAATGCACCAAACATGTCCTATTACTTTGCAGATTGGTTCTCCATGGTGAAGGAGTTACAGAGCACCATTAACATATTTTCGGATGCTGGTCCGGATGTTAGATGGGTCGGAAATGAGCAAGGCTTCGCCGGAAGCACAAGCTGGTCCACCATTAATCGGAGCTCATTATCAATTGGGAATGCAAGCATTGAAGGGTAAGTTCTAACGCATACTCAAACCACTCTATCTGTTAGGTTTCTTGTTCTATTGGTATATCACATTGTTAGTGCTTCCTTTTCTGTGCTCTTTGTTTAATCACCTGTTGTACTAGGTAACTTGTGAAGCAAAGAATTTTTTAGTTGTGATCTAGTAAGTGATAGCTGGAGATCATCTGGCTTGATAGATGCTAATTAAAGTAGAAAATGACATCACTAAACCACCACCTAATTCGATTTATTCTAAATGAATGCAGTTATCTCAACACTGGTGATCCACAAGGGATGGATTGGTTGCCTCCAGAATGCGACGTATCGATAAGAAATGGATGGTTTTGGCACAAATCAGAGTCACCTAAGAAGCTAAGTACATTGCTTGAAATTTACTACAACTCAGTAGGAAGAAACTGTGTACTGCTACTCAATGTGCCTCCTAATTCGACCGGACTTATATCCCAAGCAGATGTGCAAAGACTAAGAGAATTGAGGGGTGCAATTGACACTATATTTTCTAGCAATTTAGCAGAAAACTGCTCCATCAAAGTGAGTAGCCAAAGAGGAGGCAAAGGAGGAGGTTTTGGACCTGAAAATGTGCTAGACAGTGACCATTTGTGGACATATTGGGCTCCAAAGGATGGTGACAAAGAGGAGCATTGGATTGAATTTAGAGGCAGAGATGAAACTAAAGGATTGAGGTTCAATGTGATCAGGATTCAAGAGGCAATAGGGCTTGGTCAGAGAATCAAAAAGCATGAAATTTATGTGGATGGTAAGATGGTTGCAAATGGAACCACAGTGGGGTACAAGAGGCTTCACAGACTTGAAGGGGGAGTACTCCATGGCCAAATTGTCAGAATTAAGCTTGAAGACTCAAAAGGGCTGCCTTTGATTTCTTCAATTGGTCTGCATTTTGATCCATATTGGCACCCAAGTGTTTAGCTACTTTGAAAGTTAGGGATAAACAAAAACAAAAACAAAAGTATTTTAACTATTTGTCTATAAAATGATATTTATGCACTTTTTGGTGCCCATTCCCTGCTGCACTCTGTTTGAAGGGCCTTGCATGCTGTTCTTCAACACAATTATTTTACTAATTGTGAGAATTTCATGTAACTAATACTAAAATTATACTTCTGTGTTATTGCAACAATTTATTAATATAACTTTTGTTGATTACAGCAGGTATAAAAATGACAAGGCATTTGAACACTACTAGGTAAAGTAGTTACATAAAAAACCAATGATGCACAGTAGTAGCTGTGGCACATGGAAACAAGGTCTTGCATTCTATATTCTAGGGGAAGCAGTCACGTAGAGACCTCCATCAATTGGTAGGGTGACCAT
Above is a window of Fragaria vesca subsp. vesca linkage group LG7, FraVesHawaii_1.0, whole genome shotgun sequence DNA encoding:
- the LOC101310754 gene encoding alpha-L-fucosidase 1-like: MAKQWRSLCIFTFLQLSTFTISRLEQVPTPPLPILPLPTYSQLKWQQRELIMFLHFGVNTFTDSEWGTGHESPAIFNPAGLDANQWVKTASDAGISLVVLTAKHHDGFCLWPSKYTEHSVGSSPWRSGHGDVVQELVNAATTHGGIDIGLYLSPWDRHDRRYGHEVAYNQYYLAQLQELLSRYGSVREIWFDGSKGPNAPNMSYYFADWFSMVKELQSTINIFSDAGPDVRWVGNEQGFAGSTSWSTINRSSLSIGNASIEGYLNTGDPQGMDWLPPECDVSIRNGWFWHKSESPKKLSTLLEIYYNSVGRNCVLLLNVPPNSTGLISQADVQRLRELRGAIDTIFSSNLAENCSIKVSSQRGGKGGGFGPENVLDSDHLWTYWAPKDGDKEEHWIEFRGRDETKGLRFNVIRIQEAIGLGQRIKKHEIYVDGKMVANGTTVGYKRLHRLEGGVLHGQIVRIKLEDSKGLPLISSIGLHFDPYWHPSV